Proteins from a single region of Flaviflexus salsibiostraticola:
- the cmtR gene encoding Cd(II)/Pb(II)-sensing metalloregulatory transcriptional regulator CmtR gives MLTIASRLDVMNRLGRAMADPTRSRILMSLLDAPSYPAVLSRELELTRSNVSNHLTCLRDCGIVVAEPEGRQTRYEIADPHLAAALVALVDVTLAVDEHAPCVDAACTVPGCCAAGADA, from the coding sequence ATGCTGACTATTGCTTCACGCCTCGATGTCATGAACCGGCTGGGCCGGGCCATGGCCGACCCGACGCGTTCCCGGATCCTGATGTCCCTGCTCGATGCTCCGAGCTACCCCGCGGTGCTGTCCCGTGAATTGGAGCTAACCCGTTCGAATGTCTCGAACCACCTGACGTGTCTGCGCGATTGCGGCATTGTGGTTGCCGAGCCCGAGGGGCGGCAGACTCGTTACGAGATCGCCGACCCGCATCTGGCGGCGGCGCTCGTGGCGCTGGTGGATGTGACGCTGGCTGTGGACGAGCACGCTCCGTGCGTGGACGCGGCGTGCACGGTGCCGGGCTGCTGCGCAGCGGGGGCGGACGCGTGA
- a CDS encoding heavy metal translocating P-type ATPase — protein MSAACGCDEPTMTSVGEAEEVARPWWRDRGILMPVFSGVAFLAGLITEWAGADTPALVLFWIGLLLGASTFTPGAIRNLFTKGKLGIGLLMTISALGAVILGYVEEAAVLAFLYSIAEALEDKAMDRARGGLRALLKLVPETATVLRDGESVDVAAKDLTVGQVMLVRPGERIATDGVVRAGQSSLDTSAITGESIPVEVTPGDEVSAGAINVAGALEVETTAAGTDNSLTTIVGLVEQAQAEKGDRARIADRIARPLVPGVLILAALVAIIGSLLGDPEMWITRALVVLVAASPCALAISVPLTVVSAIGAGSKFGVIIKSGAVFERFGTIRHIAVDKTGTLTRNEPAVTAVLTADGVGDAQALAWAAALEQHSTHPLAAAITAAAPEAPAATDVTELAGHGIEGTAGGARITVGSPRWLDAGGLAGRVEGLEEQGMTVVIVHRDGAPVAAIGVRDELRPEVPEVVRTLAAQGIGVTMLTGDNARTARALAAQAGIDDVRAELRPEDKATAIGELSKAGSVAMIGDGINDAPALAAADIGIAMGATGSDAAIESADVAFTGHDLRLIPRAFDHARRGRRIMNQNIILSLLIIIALLPLSLFGVLGLAVVVLVHEIAEVIVILNGLRAARAMRPAVAAATPSPAT, from the coding sequence GTGAGCGCGGCGTGCGGCTGCGACGAGCCGACCATGACATCCGTCGGCGAGGCTGAGGAGGTAGCGCGTCCGTGGTGGAGGGACCGCGGGATCTTGATGCCGGTGTTCTCCGGTGTCGCGTTTCTCGCCGGCCTGATTACCGAGTGGGCGGGAGCGGACACCCCGGCTCTGGTGCTGTTCTGGATCGGTCTGCTGCTGGGGGCGTCGACGTTCACGCCCGGCGCGATCCGGAATCTTTTCACGAAGGGCAAGCTCGGGATCGGGCTGCTGATGACGATCAGCGCGCTCGGGGCGGTCATCCTCGGCTACGTCGAGGAAGCGGCGGTGCTGGCGTTCCTGTACTCGATCGCTGAGGCGCTGGAGGACAAGGCGATGGACCGGGCCCGCGGGGGCCTGCGGGCGCTGCTGAAGCTTGTGCCGGAGACCGCGACGGTGCTGCGTGACGGGGAGTCGGTGGATGTCGCCGCGAAGGACCTCACGGTCGGGCAGGTGATGCTGGTGCGTCCCGGGGAGAGGATCGCGACCGACGGCGTCGTCCGGGCGGGCCAGTCGAGCCTGGACACCTCGGCGATCACCGGCGAGTCGATCCCGGTCGAGGTCACACCCGGCGATGAGGTCTCCGCCGGCGCGATCAACGTTGCTGGCGCCTTGGAGGTCGAGACGACCGCGGCGGGCACCGACAACTCGCTGACCACGATCGTGGGGCTGGTCGAGCAGGCCCAGGCCGAGAAGGGCGACCGTGCCCGCATCGCCGACCGGATCGCCCGTCCCCTTGTTCCGGGCGTGCTGATCCTCGCAGCGCTGGTCGCGATCATCGGCTCGCTGTTGGGCGACCCGGAGATGTGGATCACCCGCGCGCTCGTCGTCCTGGTCGCCGCCTCACCGTGTGCGCTGGCGATCTCGGTGCCGTTGACGGTCGTCTCCGCGATCGGCGCGGGCAGCAAGTTCGGCGTGATCATCAAGTCCGGCGCGGTCTTCGAGCGCTTCGGCACGATCCGGCACATTGCCGTCGACAAGACCGGCACCCTCACCCGCAATGAGCCCGCCGTCACCGCGGTCCTCACCGCTGACGGCGTGGGTGACGCACAGGCGCTGGCTTGGGCGGCAGCGCTGGAGCAGCACAGCACGCACCCCCTTGCCGCAGCGATTACCGCCGCCGCACCGGAGGCTCCCGCGGCTACAGATGTGACCGAACTGGCCGGGCACGGCATCGAAGGCACCGCAGGCGGGGCGCGGATCACAGTCGGCAGTCCTCGTTGGCTCGATGCCGGCGGACTTGCAGGCCGGGTCGAGGGCTTGGAGGAGCAGGGTATGACCGTCGTGATCGTCCACCGCGACGGGGCACCTGTTGCCGCGATCGGTGTCCGTGACGAGTTGCGTCCCGAAGTCCCCGAGGTCGTGCGCACCCTCGCCGCTCAGGGCATCGGCGTGACCATGCTCACCGGCGACAACGCCCGCACCGCGCGTGCCCTCGCCGCGCAAGCCGGGATCGACGACGTGCGTGCGGAGCTGCGCCCCGAAGACAAGGCGACCGCGATCGGCGAGCTGTCGAAGGCGGGATCGGTCGCGATGATCGGTGACGGCATCAACGACGCCCCAGCCCTCGCAGCCGCGGACATCGGCATCGCGATGGGAGCGACCGGCTCCGACGCGGCGATCGAGTCCGCCGACGTCGCGTTCACCGGACACGATCTCCGCCTCATCCCGCGCGCGTTCGACCACGCGCGCCGCGGACGGCGCATCATGAACCAGAACATCATCCTGTCACTGCTGATCATCATCGCGCTGCTCCCGCTCTCCCTGTTCGGAGTCCTCGGGCTCGCCGTCGTGGTCCTGGTCCACGAGATCGCGGAGGTCATCGTGATCCTCAACGGGCTACGCGCCGCCCGAGCCATGAGGCCCGCCGTTGCCGCGGCGACGCCGTCACCGGCCACCTGA
- a CDS encoding cadmium resistance transporter, whose amino-acid sequence MLATIGAAIGLFAATNIDDIVVLTVLFLASRRGKPRPWQIVAGQYLGFITLVVISVIAALGLTIVPDEWVGFLGLIPLGIGIWTLVRGLRRNGDDDDDDAKITAVGLWGVAGITIANGADNISLYTPIFRTSSPGDVAVMIIVFLVLVAVWCAAGRLIGTNKAVTETLERVEHWLVPAVFIGLGLFILIESGVIVRLFEVLA is encoded by the coding sequence ATGCTCGCGACCATCGGCGCAGCGATCGGCCTGTTCGCGGCGACCAACATCGACGACATCGTCGTGCTCACCGTGCTGTTCCTCGCCTCCCGGCGCGGGAAGCCGCGACCGTGGCAGATCGTCGCCGGGCAGTACCTCGGGTTCATCACCCTCGTCGTGATCAGCGTGATCGCCGCACTCGGCCTGACGATCGTGCCGGACGAATGGGTGGGCTTCCTCGGATTGATCCCGCTCGGCATCGGCATCTGGACGCTCGTGCGCGGCCTGCGACGCAACGGCGACGATGACGACGATGACGCCAAGATCACCGCGGTCGGGCTGTGGGGCGTGGCCGGGATCACGATCGCCAACGGGGCCGACAACATCTCCCTCTACACGCCGATCTTCCGCACCAGCTCGCCTGGCGACGTCGCGGTCATGATCATCGTGTTCCTCGTCCTCGTCGCGGTTTGGTGCGCTGCCGGACGACTGATCGGCACCAACAAGGCCGTCACCGAAACCCTGGAACGCGTCGAGCACTGGCTCGTCCCGGCGGTGTTCATCGGCCTGGGTCTGTTCATCCTGATCGAGTCCGGCGTCATCGTCCGCCTCTTCGAGGTCCTCGCATGA
- a CDS encoding signal peptidase II, with the protein MTPDPTTGQESTAQSSPRPRRWRLGAGTFLLGGLVIAIDQGTKVWAEAALTRGERIPLVGDLLGLQLAYNPGAAFSFGEGFTWVFAVVAVAATVAAIVFAFRVQRPAWAIVIGALGGAAASHAFDRLFRTPGFARGHVVDFLAYGNWFIGNIADIVIVTAAIAGALLMLRESPRRDHDGATHEE; encoded by the coding sequence ATGACCCCGGACCCGACCACCGGCCAGGAGTCCACGGCTCAGTCATCTCCTCGCCCGCGGCGGTGGCGACTCGGCGCCGGGACCTTCCTGCTCGGCGGGCTCGTCATCGCCATCGACCAGGGCACCAAGGTGTGGGCCGAAGCCGCCCTCACCCGAGGCGAGCGCATCCCGCTGGTCGGCGACCTGCTCGGGTTGCAACTGGCATACAACCCCGGCGCGGCCTTCTCTTTCGGCGAGGGCTTCACCTGGGTGTTCGCGGTCGTGGCCGTCGCCGCAACGGTCGCGGCGATCGTGTTCGCGTTCCGTGTCCAGCGACCCGCGTGGGCGATCGTGATCGGTGCGCTCGGGGGTGCCGCCGCGTCCCATGCCTTCGACCGGCTCTTCCGTACGCCCGGGTTTGCCCGCGGTCACGTCGTGGACTTCCTCGCCTACGGCAACTGGTTCATCGGGAACATCGCCGACATCGTCATCGTCACGGCCGCGATCGCCGGAGCACTCCTCATGCTCCGCGAATCCCCACGCCGCGACCACGACGGTGCCACTCACGAGGAGTGA